In one Neobacillus sp. WH10 genomic region, the following are encoded:
- the folK gene encoding 2-amino-4-hydroxy-6-hydroxymethyldihydropteridine diphosphokinase produces the protein MENTAFIALGSNIGNRYDNITSAIKLLTSHSNIKLVNYSSIYETDPVGYEDQDLFLNMVIEIQTVLSAMELLDFCLKTELDLGRKRKIRWGPRTIDIDILTFNQENIETEKLTVPHPRMAERAFVMVPLIEINPNHRIPGVDKPLNLLLNELPDKEGVRIWKRKNGEDVFEPIEN, from the coding sequence GTGGAAAACACAGCATTTATTGCCCTTGGTTCTAATATCGGAAACCGTTATGATAATATAACGAGTGCAATAAAACTTTTAACAAGTCATTCAAATATCAAATTGGTAAATTACTCCTCTATTTATGAAACAGATCCTGTAGGTTATGAGGATCAGGATTTATTTTTAAATATGGTAATTGAGATTCAGACGGTGTTAAGTGCAATGGAGTTACTAGATTTCTGTTTGAAAACGGAATTGGATCTTGGAAGGAAAAGGAAAATCAGATGGGGTCCGCGGACAATAGACATTGACATTCTCACGTTTAACCAAGAAAATATTGAAACAGAGAAGCTTACTGTTCCGCACCCAAGGATGGCAGAGCGGGCGTTTGTCATGGTGCCGCTAATAGAAATAAATCCTAACCATAGAATCCCCGGGGTGGATAAACCTCTTAACTTATTGTTGAATGAACTACCAGATAAAGAAGGAGTCCGGATATGGAAGCGGAAAAATGGGGAAGACGTATTCGAGCCTATCGAAAACTAA
- a CDS encoding peptidyl-prolyl cis-trans isomerase, giving the protein MSLLGMKGLGKKQLWMVIAGLIMLNCLTIAFFLTRANVAGGEAANDEAVATVGKKSILRQEWLNELESRYGKVVLKEMIDQKVVEEMAAKYKIKVSDQDVDREFRMLQTTYNSFDSKNNQNEKKWKEQIRNTLLLEELLTKDVKVSDKELKSYYDKNKNLFNVPPAYHLSHIIVKTKKEAEKAAKELANGSSFSTLAMERSVEEFSANEGGDIGYISEEDERYPKQYIETAKQLKKGAYSKPLKVKEGYAILRLEGKIKEKKYLYDDVKESIRRQIALEQMKPPASATTFWDEAKVEWFYGNNKKSQ; this is encoded by the coding sequence ATGTCTTTGCTAGGGATGAAAGGGTTGGGGAAGAAGCAGCTTTGGATGGTTATTGCAGGCCTCATTATGCTTAATTGCTTAACAATTGCTTTTTTTCTAACTAGGGCGAATGTGGCTGGTGGTGAGGCTGCCAATGATGAGGCAGTGGCAACAGTAGGAAAAAAATCCATCTTAAGACAAGAATGGCTGAATGAACTGGAATCCAGATATGGAAAAGTCGTTTTAAAGGAAATGATCGATCAAAAGGTTGTCGAGGAAATGGCGGCAAAATATAAAATAAAAGTTTCTGATCAAGATGTCGATCGGGAATTTAGGATGCTGCAGACCACCTATAATTCCTTCGATTCTAAAAACAATCAAAACGAGAAAAAGTGGAAGGAACAAATTCGAAATACTCTTCTATTAGAGGAACTTTTAACGAAGGACGTGAAAGTTTCGGATAAAGAATTGAAAAGTTATTATGATAAAAATAAAAACCTTTTCAATGTTCCACCTGCCTACCATTTATCGCATATTATTGTGAAAACAAAGAAAGAAGCGGAAAAGGCTGCGAAGGAGTTAGCCAATGGGTCAAGTTTTTCCACATTAGCGATGGAACGCTCCGTCGAGGAGTTTTCTGCAAATGAAGGCGGAGATATTGGGTATATTAGCGAAGAAGATGAGCGATATCCGAAACAATATATTGAAACTGCTAAACAGCTAAAAAAGGGAGCCTATAGTAAACCGCTTAAAGTTAAAGAAGGGTATGCCATTTTAAGGCTGGAAGGAAAAATTAAGGAAAAAAAATATCTTTATGATGATGTTAAAGAGTCAATTCGCCGGCAAATTGCTCTTGAGCAAATGAAACCACCAGCCTCCGCAACAACCTTTTGGGATGAGGCAAAGGTGGAATGGTTTTATGGCAACAATAAAAAGTCCCAGTAA
- the folP gene encoding dihydropteroate synthase: MKTAQEQIQCGPYTLDYTKKTIVMGILNATPDSFSDGGKFNQIERAIERAIDMVANGADIIDIGGESTRPGFAAVSAEEELERVIPVIKAISEHVEIPISIDTYKAEVAKQAIEAGAHIINDVWGAKADKQMGKIAAEYNVPIILMHNRHDRNYQVFFRDVMNDLYESIAIVKKAGVRDENIILDPGIGFAKDFEENLLMMQSLDKLVMVGYPVLLGTSRKTMIGQALNLPVNERMEGTGATVCYGIQKGCQIIRIHDVKEMSRMAKMMDAMMGKGVVIG, encoded by the coding sequence TTGAAAACAGCTCAAGAACAAATTCAGTGTGGCCCATATACCTTGGACTATACGAAAAAGACAATTGTAATGGGAATTTTAAATGCTACTCCAGATTCCTTTTCGGATGGCGGCAAATTTAATCAAATCGAACGTGCAATTGAACGTGCGATTGACATGGTGGCAAATGGTGCGGATATCATTGATATCGGCGGCGAATCGACACGCCCGGGCTTTGCTGCTGTTTCTGCAGAGGAAGAGCTTGAACGGGTGATTCCGGTGATAAAAGCCATTTCCGAGCATGTAGAAATCCCAATTTCAATTGATACCTATAAAGCAGAGGTGGCGAAGCAGGCCATTGAAGCAGGTGCCCATATCATCAATGATGTATGGGGTGCAAAAGCAGATAAACAAATGGGAAAAATTGCAGCTGAGTACAATGTACCAATCATCTTAATGCATAACCGTCATGACCGAAATTATCAGGTATTCTTTCGGGATGTGATGAATGATCTTTATGAAAGCATCGCCATTGTGAAAAAGGCTGGTGTAAGGGATGAGAATATTATTCTAGACCCGGGCATTGGTTTTGCGAAGGACTTTGAGGAAAATCTTCTCATGATGCAAAGCTTAGATAAGCTGGTAATGGTGGGCTATCCTGTCCTTTTAGGGACATCACGAAAAACGATGATCGGACAAGCATTAAATCTCCCCGTTAATGAAAGAATGGAAGGCACAGGGGCAACCGTTTGCTACGGTATTCAAAAAGGGTGTCAAATCATTCGTATTCACGATGTAAAGGAAATGAGCCGAATGGCAAAAATGATGGATGCGATGATGGGGAAGGGTGTAGTGATTGGATAA
- the cysK gene encoding cysteine synthase A, translated as MVRVANSVAELVGQTPIVKLNRLVDENSAEVYLKLEYFNPGSSVKDRIALAMIEAAEEQGLIKPGIDTIIEPTSGNTGIGLAMIAAAKGYKAVFVMPETMSLERRNLLRAYGAELVLTPGLEGMKGAIAKAEELVKEHGYFLPQQFKNEANPEVHRRTTGKEIVEQMDRLDAFVSGIGTGGTISGAGSVLRETFPEVKIYAVEPKDSPVLSGGKPGPHKLQGLGAGFVPDTLNTKIYDEIIQVGTEEAFEASRRAAKEEGILGGISSGAAISAALKVAKALGKGKKVLAIIPDNGERYLSTPLYQYDVE; from the coding sequence ATGGTTCGTGTAGCAAATTCAGTTGCCGAATTAGTCGGCCAAACACCGATTGTTAAGTTAAACAGATTAGTAGATGAAAACAGTGCAGAAGTCTATTTGAAGCTCGAATATTTTAACCCAGGCAGTAGTGTTAAGGATCGTATCGCTTTAGCAATGATTGAAGCTGCTGAAGAACAAGGTCTAATCAAACCCGGTATTGATACCATTATTGAGCCGACAAGTGGAAATACAGGCATTGGTTTAGCGATGATTGCCGCAGCAAAGGGATACAAAGCAGTATTTGTTATGCCGGAGACAATGAGCTTGGAAAGAAGGAACCTGCTTCGTGCTTACGGGGCTGAGTTAGTATTAACACCTGGTCTAGAAGGTATGAAGGGCGCAATTGCTAAAGCAGAAGAGCTTGTCAAAGAACACGGTTATTTTCTGCCGCAGCAGTTTAAGAATGAAGCTAATCCTGAGGTCCATAGAAGAACAACCGGTAAGGAAATTGTCGAGCAAATGGATCGATTGGATGCATTTGTATCGGGAATCGGAACAGGGGGAACCATTTCAGGTGCAGGCAGTGTGCTCCGAGAAACATTCCCGGAAGTGAAGATTTATGCAGTTGAGCCGAAAGATTCTCCAGTCCTATCCGGAGGCAAACCTGGTCCGCATAAACTTCAAGGACTTGGTGCAGGATTCGTTCCTGATACGCTTAATACTAAAATCTATGATGAAATCATTCAAGTGGGAACGGAAGAAGCATTTGAAGCTTCCCGCCGTGCAGCTAAAGAAGAAGGAATTCTTGGCGGGATTTCGTCGGGTGCTGCCATTTCCGCAGCTCTAAAAGTGGCGAAAGCGCTAGGAAAAGGTAAAAAGGTGCTTGCAATTATTCCGGATAACGGCGAACGTTATTTAAGTACACCACTTTACCAATATGATGTTGAATAA
- a CDS encoding helix-turn-helix transcriptional regulator: MEAEKWGRRIRAYRKLKGYTQESFSKELGVSVSILGEIERGNRLPAGDLLERITHSLRISIDDLAPKE, from the coding sequence ATGGAAGCGGAAAAATGGGGAAGACGTATTCGAGCCTATCGAAAACTAAAAGGTTATACACAGGAAAGCTTTTCGAAGGAACTAGGTGTATCGGTATCAATTTTAGGAGAGATTGAAAGAGGGAACCGCCTGCCAGCAGGTGATCTGCTTGAAAGAATCACTCATTCTTTGAGAATAAGTATAGATGATTTAGCACCAAAAGAGTAA
- the folB gene encoding dihydroneopterin aldolase, whose product MDKIYVNRMEFYGYHGVFPEETRLGQRFAVDLSVSVDLKKAGETDELEYSVNYGELYEVCKEIVEGQPYKLVEAVAEKIAATVLKEFALISDVTVKVIKPDPPIPGHYQSVAVEITRSR is encoded by the coding sequence TTGGATAAAATATATGTCAATCGGATGGAATTTTATGGATACCATGGTGTTTTCCCGGAAGAAACTCGGCTTGGTCAGCGATTTGCTGTTGACTTATCTGTTTCCGTCGATTTAAAAAAAGCCGGCGAAACAGATGAACTAGAATACTCTGTCAATTATGGAGAGCTATACGAAGTATGCAAAGAAATTGTAGAAGGGCAGCCGTATAAGCTAGTAGAGGCTGTTGCGGAAAAAATTGCTGCTACCGTTCTTAAAGAATTCGCTCTTATATCCGATGTTACGGTAAAAGTGATTAAGCCGGATCCGCCGATTCCTGGCCATTACCAGTCTGTTGCAGTAGAAATAACAAGGAGTAGATAA